Proteins encoded by one window of Burkholderia plantarii:
- a CDS encoding MFS transporter: MDTPEPERHALRALASANFAVGAMSYGVVGALPALAGAWRISPGRAALLMSAFSIAFALGAPLLQMLAGHARRRALLLAGLATLIAATLAGAAANGFGWLLATRIVAGLGAAAVSPLANAIGAGITPVERRGKALAVVFVGVTLSSVIAAPLAAALAHAFGWRAVFVALAAIAAGSAAWIVTTMHDDSRGERMRPAALARLVMRPGTATGLAVIVLQTAAFFATYTLILPLVALRFGASAAQGGAALLVFGVTGIVGNLVAQRVSLRYSAERLLWIVMGTMVAVFVAIALLGVAGWRDAARQAMLLALLVVWALMQDLFYPSQLRRVVALEPDYRGMVIALNSSGIFLGISLGAALGGRVADQVGLAALAPVSALLTMAAFAALVVSQRFVVRARRGVPETADCGAAAGRG; this comes from the coding sequence ATGGACACTCCGGAACCCGAGCGGCACGCGCTGCGCGCGCTGGCCAGCGCCAATTTCGCGGTGGGGGCGATGTCGTATGGCGTGGTCGGCGCGCTGCCGGCGCTGGCCGGCGCCTGGCGGATCTCGCCCGGGCGCGCGGCGCTGCTGATGAGCGCGTTCTCGATCGCGTTCGCGCTCGGCGCGCCGCTGCTGCAGATGCTCGCCGGCCATGCGCGGCGCCGCGCGCTGCTGCTGGCCGGGCTGGCGACGCTGATCGCCGCCACGCTCGCCGGCGCCGCCGCGAACGGCTTTGGCTGGCTGCTGGCGACGCGGATCGTGGCGGGCCTCGGCGCGGCCGCCGTCAGCCCGCTCGCGAACGCGATCGGCGCCGGGATCACGCCGGTCGAGCGACGCGGCAAGGCGCTCGCGGTCGTGTTCGTCGGCGTGACGCTGTCGAGCGTGATCGCCGCGCCGCTGGCCGCCGCGCTGGCCCACGCGTTTGGCTGGCGCGCCGTGTTCGTCGCGCTGGCGGCGATCGCGGCCGGCAGCGCCGCCTGGATCGTGACGACGATGCATGACGATTCACGCGGCGAGCGGATGCGGCCCGCGGCGCTCGCGCGCCTCGTGATGCGCCCGGGCACCGCGACCGGGCTCGCCGTGATCGTGCTGCAGACGGCCGCGTTCTTCGCGACCTACACGCTGATCCTGCCGCTCGTTGCGCTGCGCTTCGGTGCGAGCGCCGCGCAGGGCGGGGCCGCGCTGCTGGTGTTCGGGGTCACGGGGATCGTCGGCAATCTCGTGGCGCAGCGCGTGTCGCTGCGTTATTCGGCCGAGCGTTTGCTGTGGATCGTGATGGGGACGATGGTGGCGGTGTTCGTCGCGATCGCGCTGCTCGGCGTGGCGGGCTGGCGCGATGCGGCGCGGCAGGCGATGTTGCTGGCGCTGCTGGTGGTCTGGGCGCTGATGCAGGATCTGTTTTATCCGTCGCAGTTGCGCCGCGTGGTGGCGCTCGAGCCCGACTATCGCGGCATGGTGATCGCGCTGAATTCGTCGGGGATCTTTCTCGGGATTTCGCTCGGCGCCGCGCTTGGCGGGCGGGTGGCCGATCAGGTGGGGCTGGCTGCGCTGGCGCCGGTGTCGGCTTTGCTGACGATGGCGGCGTTCGCGGCGCTGGTGGTATCGCAGCGCTTCGTCGTGCGTGCGAGGCGGGGCGTGCCGGAGACGGCCGACTGTGGGGCTGCCGCCGGGCGTGGTTAG
- a CDS encoding LysR family transcriptional regulator — MPDTLPTLRGADLALLASLDVLLDEANVTRAAERLHLSQPALSAQLARLRELTGDALLVPARHGRGMTPTARALAIRDPLRAALQGVQAALAHGAGFDPAHDARTFRILASDNGFVMAGVDLVRRVADRAPNLRLAFRTVPADTFGSWLDKGAADLLIAADFAIPASLRSRALFHERYVMAQRKGHPRGLAPPDLDAYCALRHVLVSGDGGGFHGFMDDVLARTGHRRRVAVSVQHYHLAPLVLEATDYVCALPERFLRRFADRLDLLPLPVEVGGFVLGAAWHPRDEANAAHRWLREQLFAAAEPPAGDETGTGTGTEPA; from the coding sequence ATGCCGGATACGTTACCGACGCTACGCGGCGCCGATCTCGCGCTGCTCGCCTCGCTCGACGTGCTGCTGGACGAGGCCAACGTCACGCGCGCGGCCGAGCGGCTGCACCTGAGCCAGCCGGCGCTGTCGGCCCAGCTCGCGCGGCTGCGCGAACTGACGGGCGACGCGCTGCTGGTGCCGGCCCGGCACGGCCGCGGCATGACGCCGACGGCCCGCGCGCTGGCGATCCGCGATCCGCTGCGCGCCGCGCTGCAGGGTGTGCAGGCGGCGCTCGCGCACGGCGCCGGCTTCGATCCCGCCCACGACGCGCGCACGTTCCGGATCCTCGCGAGCGACAACGGGTTCGTGATGGCGGGCGTCGACCTGGTGCGGCGCGTGGCGGATCGCGCGCCGAACCTGCGCCTGGCGTTCCGCACGGTGCCGGCCGACACGTTCGGCAGCTGGCTCGACAAGGGCGCGGCCGACCTGCTGATCGCCGCCGATTTCGCGATTCCGGCCAGCCTGCGCTCGCGCGCGCTGTTCCATGAGCGCTACGTGATGGCCCAGCGCAAGGGCCACCCGCGCGGACTCGCGCCGCCCGATCTCGACGCCTACTGCGCGCTGCGCCACGTGCTCGTGTCGGGCGACGGCGGCGGCTTCCACGGCTTCATGGACGACGTGCTGGCACGCACGGGACACCGGCGCAGGGTGGCCGTGTCGGTCCAGCACTACCATCTCGCGCCGCTGGTGCTGGAGGCGACCGACTACGTCTGCGCGCTGCCCGAACGCTTCCTGCGCCGATTCGCCGACCGGCTCGACCTGCTGCCGCTGCCTGTCGAGGTGGGCGGCTTCGTGCTCGGCGCGGCCTGGCATCCACGTGACGAGGCGAACGCCGCGCATCGCTGGCTGCGCGAGCAGCTGTTCGCGGCGGCCGAGCCGCCGGCTGGCGATGAAACCGGCACCGGCACCGGCACCGAACCGGCCTGA
- the msbA gene encoding lipid A export permease/ATP-binding protein MsbA encodes METQNSLRKSIGPSGSTSPQAVLRRLWPYIKPLVGILALAILSMGIVAATEAGIPAMLRPLLDHGFGAHSNENAKWLVPAAIIGLALVRGFAQYASNYLLNYVSNRILLKLRLEMFERMIHTSASFFMRETASTVINAVVFEVNQILGVLTGVMVTLVRDSMTVLFLLAYLFYLNWRLTLIVAVILPGIGWLVSKINRRLRRLNREHQTLTNELSYIVEETVGGYKVVKIHNGESYEISRFTEMSKRLRGYAMRMTISGGLAQPVTQFLASIALAIVITIAVVQSANDQTTVGGFVAFVTSMLLVISPLKHLIDVNQPLQRGMTAAELIFGLIDEPVEPKGGGRRVAHARGEVEYRNVSFDYGASERPTLDRIAFKVAPGEMVALAGPSGGGKSTLVNLLPRFFDPTGGAILVDGVPVNDYDVHDLRDQIAMVSQDVVLFNDTIAANVAYGGTPDRERVQAALEAANLADTVAAMPDGLDTLVGGNGMRLSGGQRQRLAIARAIYKDAPILILDEATSALDSESERHVQAALERLMEGRTTLVIAHRLSTIERADRILVLEAGRIAEEGSHEELLRRGGLYAHLHRIQFQQQAA; translated from the coding sequence TTGGAAACGCAGAACTCACTCCGCAAGTCGATCGGCCCGAGCGGGTCCACTTCGCCGCAGGCGGTGCTGCGGCGCCTGTGGCCCTACATCAAGCCGCTGGTCGGCATCCTCGCGCTGGCGATCCTCTCGATGGGGATCGTCGCCGCGACCGAGGCGGGGATTCCCGCGATGCTCAGGCCGCTGCTCGACCACGGTTTCGGCGCGCACAGCAACGAGAACGCGAAGTGGCTGGTGCCGGCCGCGATCATCGGGCTGGCGTTGGTGCGCGGCTTCGCGCAATACGCCTCGAACTACCTGCTCAACTACGTCTCGAACCGCATCCTGCTGAAGCTGCGCCTCGAGATGTTCGAGCGCATGATCCACACGAGCGCGTCGTTCTTCATGCGTGAAACGGCCAGCACCGTGATCAACGCGGTCGTGTTCGAGGTCAACCAGATCCTCGGCGTGCTGACCGGCGTGATGGTCACGCTGGTGCGCGACTCGATGACGGTGTTGTTCCTGCTCGCCTACCTGTTCTACCTGAACTGGCGGCTCACGCTGATCGTCGCGGTGATCCTGCCCGGGATCGGCTGGCTGGTCAGCAAGATCAACCGGCGCCTGCGCCGGCTGAACCGCGAGCACCAGACGCTCACCAACGAGCTGTCGTACATCGTCGAGGAGACCGTCGGCGGCTACAAGGTGGTGAAGATCCACAACGGCGAATCCTACGAGATCAGCCGCTTCACGGAGATGAGCAAGCGCCTGCGCGGCTACGCGATGCGCATGACGATCTCGGGCGGGCTCGCGCAGCCGGTCACGCAGTTCCTCGCCTCGATCGCGCTGGCGATCGTGATCACGATCGCGGTCGTGCAGTCGGCCAACGACCAGACCACGGTGGGCGGCTTCGTCGCGTTCGTCACCTCCATGCTGCTGGTGATCTCGCCGCTCAAGCACCTGATCGACGTGAACCAGCCGCTGCAGCGCGGCATGACCGCGGCCGAACTGATCTTCGGGCTGATCGACGAGCCGGTCGAGCCGAAGGGCGGTGGGCGGCGCGTCGCGCATGCGCGCGGCGAGGTCGAATACCGCAACGTGTCGTTCGACTACGGCGCGAGCGAGCGGCCGACGCTCGACCGCATCGCGTTCAAGGTCGCGCCGGGCGAGATGGTCGCGCTGGCCGGGCCGTCGGGCGGCGGCAAGTCGACGCTCGTGAACCTGCTGCCGCGCTTCTTCGATCCGACCGGCGGGGCGATCCTCGTCGACGGCGTGCCCGTCAACGACTACGACGTCCACGACCTGCGCGACCAGATCGCGATGGTCAGCCAGGACGTCGTGCTGTTCAACGACACGATCGCGGCGAACGTCGCCTACGGCGGCACGCCCGACCGCGAGCGCGTGCAGGCCGCGCTCGAGGCCGCGAACCTGGCGGACACGGTGGCGGCGATGCCGGACGGGCTCGACACGCTGGTCGGCGGCAACGGCATGCGCCTGTCGGGCGGCCAGCGCCAGCGGCTCGCGATCGCGCGCGCGATCTACAAGGACGCGCCGATCCTGATTCTCGACGAGGCCACCTCGGCGCTCGACTCCGAGTCTGAACGGCACGTGCAGGCCGCGCTCGAGCGGCTGATGGAAGGGCGCACCACGCTCGTGATCGCGCACCGGCTCTCGACCATCGAGCGCGCGGACCGGATTCTCGTGCTCGAGGCCGGCCGGATCGCCGAGGAAGGCAGCCACGAGGAACTGCTGCGCCGCGGCGGGCTCTACGCGCATCTGCACCGGATCCAGTTCCAGCAGCAGGCCGCCTGA
- a CDS encoding glycosyltransferase family 2 protein, protein MAEPTLGVALIALNAAARLPDCLAALGFADEVVLIDGGSTDATVEIAQAHGARVVIEREWPGFGPQKNRAVAQLSTDWILSLDTDEVVTPELAASIRAAIRAPAADIYAIDRLSSFCGTWIRHGGWYPDWIPRLFRRGTARFSDDLVHERLIHDGPAARLAGKLLHYSYEDFEAVLRKLDSYSSAGARQRHAAGQRGGFGKALGRGLWAFVRTYVLRRGFLDGRAGFMIAVFNAETVYYRFLKLGARAQNPAPGRNPET, encoded by the coding sequence ATGGCCGAACCCACCCTCGGCGTCGCGCTGATCGCGCTGAACGCCGCCGCCCGCCTGCCCGACTGTCTCGCCGCGCTCGGCTTCGCCGACGAAGTCGTGCTGATCGACGGCGGCAGCACCGATGCGACCGTCGAGATCGCGCAGGCACATGGCGCGCGCGTCGTGATCGAGCGCGAATGGCCCGGTTTCGGCCCGCAGAAGAATCGCGCGGTCGCGCAGTTGTCCACCGACTGGATCCTCTCGCTCGACACCGACGAAGTCGTCACGCCCGAGCTGGCCGCGTCGATCCGTGCCGCGATCCGCGCGCCCGCCGCCGACATCTACGCGATCGACCGGCTGTCGAGCTTCTGCGGCACCTGGATTCGCCACGGCGGCTGGTATCCGGACTGGATTCCACGCCTGTTCCGGCGCGGCACCGCGCGCTTCTCCGACGACCTGGTGCATGAGCGGCTGATCCACGACGGTCCGGCCGCGCGGCTCGCCGGCAAGCTGCTGCACTACTCCTACGAGGACTTCGAAGCGGTGCTGCGCAAGCTCGACAGCTATTCGAGCGCGGGCGCGCGGCAGCGTCACGCGGCCGGCCAGCGCGGCGGCTTCGGCAAGGCGCTCGGGCGCGGGCTGTGGGCCTTCGTGCGCACCTACGTGTTGCGGCGCGGCTTCCTCGACGGCCGCGCCGGCTTCATGATCGCGGTGTTCAACGCGGAAACGGTCTATTACCGGTTTCTCAAGCTCGGGGCGCGGGCGCAAAATCCAGCGCCCGGAAGAAATCCGGAAACCTGA
- a CDS encoding glycosyltransferase family 2 protein: MFSIIIPTWNNLPYLQCVVASLRRHSAYEHQVIVHVNDGSDGSLDWVRQEGIEHTASPTNIGICHAVNLAAARAAHEYVVYMNDDMAVCPGWDTALARRAAAMPTDLFMLSGTMVEPVDSGNPCVVVRDFGRDAAALDLDALAAATPDLRRADWIGATWPPTLVRRDWWHRVGGYSSELSPGMSSDNDLSMKMWDAGCRIFIGVGDSLVYHFQQKSTGKVVKNDGRRQFLNKWGMTQSTFDRFYLRRGQPLGATLALSEPAVEGPLKRALLRSRIKRAFS; the protein is encoded by the coding sequence ATGTTCTCCATCATCATCCCGACCTGGAACAACCTGCCGTACCTGCAATGCGTGGTCGCGAGCCTGCGCCGCCATTCCGCCTACGAGCACCAGGTCATCGTCCACGTCAACGACGGTTCGGACGGCTCGCTCGACTGGGTCAGGCAGGAGGGCATCGAGCACACCGCGTCGCCGACCAACATCGGCATCTGCCACGCAGTCAATCTCGCGGCGGCGCGCGCCGCGCACGAGTACGTGGTCTACATGAACGACGACATGGCCGTCTGTCCCGGCTGGGACACCGCGCTCGCCCGGCGCGCCGCGGCCATGCCGACCGACCTGTTCATGCTGTCGGGCACGATGGTCGAGCCGGTCGACAGCGGCAACCCCTGCGTGGTGGTGCGTGACTTCGGCCGCGACGCGGCGGCGCTCGACCTCGACGCGCTCGCGGCCGCCACGCCGGACCTGCGGCGCGCCGACTGGATCGGCGCCACCTGGCCGCCGACGCTGGTGCGCCGCGACTGGTGGCATCGCGTGGGCGGCTACAGCAGCGAGCTGAGCCCGGGCATGAGCAGCGACAACGACCTGTCGATGAAGATGTGGGATGCCGGCTGCCGGATTTTCATCGGAGTCGGCGACAGCCTCGTCTATCACTTCCAGCAGAAGAGCACCGGCAAGGTCGTCAAGAACGACGGCCGCCGCCAGTTCCTCAACAAGTGGGGCATGACGCAGTCGACCTTCGACCGCTTCTACCTGCGCCGCGGCCAGCCGCTCGGCGCCACGCTCGCGCTGAGCGAGCCGGCCGTCGAAGGCCCCCTGAAGCGCGCGCTGCTGCGCTCGCGGATCAAGCGCGCCTTCTCCTGA
- a CDS encoding RcnB family protein, with protein sequence MKTSRLLLALLLAGSLGSSLALAQQPPHGGDHGPGPGGPGHSGGPGPGHPGGPGGPGGPDPHHAPRPGHGGPAGHPGGPRDEPPGGFIEGHRDWHRGDRLPREYWDRQYVVDDWRAYNLAPPPRGYHWVGIGGDYLLVQIGNGVVLRVGP encoded by the coding sequence ATGAAGACGTCTCGCTTGCTGCTCGCGCTGCTGCTGGCCGGTTCGCTCGGATCGTCGCTCGCGCTCGCTCAGCAACCGCCGCATGGTGGCGACCACGGCCCCGGCCCGGGCGGCCCGGGTCATTCCGGCGGCCCCGGCCCCGGCCATCCGGGCGGCCCCGGCGGCCCCGGCGGCCCGGACCCGCACCATGCGCCGCGCCCCGGCCATGGCGGCCCGGCCGGCCATCCCGGCGGCCCGCGCGACGAGCCGCCCGGCGGCTTCATCGAAGGCCATCGTGACTGGCACCGCGGCGACCGGCTCCCGCGCGAGTACTGGGACCGTCAATACGTCGTCGACGACTGGCGCGCCTACAACCTGGCGCCGCCGCCGCGCGGCTATCACTGGGTTGGCATCGGCGGCGATTACCTGCTGGTGCAGATCGGGAACGGCGTGGTGCTGCGCGTCGGCCCCTGA
- a CDS encoding TfoX/Sxy family protein: MTRDLGLEEVLNDELRDEAWITGRAMFGGWAWLADGNLLCAARHDGMLVRLGKGNDGWAVAMPGIEPMRNGGRPMTGWVWVSPDRCAQDALRRRLLDAALAFVRTLPPK, from the coding sequence ATGACACGCGATCTCGGCCTCGAGGAAGTGCTGAACGACGAACTGCGCGACGAGGCGTGGATCACGGGCCGCGCCATGTTCGGCGGCTGGGCCTGGCTCGCCGACGGCAACCTGCTCTGCGCGGCGCGTCATGACGGCATGCTGGTGCGGCTCGGCAAGGGCAACGACGGCTGGGCGGTGGCGATGCCGGGCATCGAGCCGATGCGCAACGGCGGCCGGCCGATGACGGGCTGGGTCTGGGTCTCGCCGGACCGCTGCGCGCAGGACGCGCTACGGCGGCGCCTGCTCGACGCGGCGCTCGCGTTCGTGCGGACGCTGCCGCCGAAATGA
- a CDS encoding MFS transporter, with protein MTVRHTVSLRSLRALDWVNFFVANVQTGFGPFIASYLASHKWTQGEIGLVLSIGTISAMVSQVPGGAAVDALKNKKGAAAWAIIAIILSAVLLATSPTIVPVIAAEVFHGFASCMLVPAMAAISFSLVGRANLGDRLGRNARWASIGSAVAAGLMGLTGEYVSARAVFWLTAALALPALVALSMIQPTHTIAPPPGSRPRAANADGEARETIFDLLRDRRMLVFAACVVLFHLSNAAMLNLAAGEVTAGMGDNVQLVIAACIIVPQAIVAMLSPWVGRSAQRWGRRPILLLGFSALPVRALLFAGVGSPYLLVPVQMLDGISAAVFGVMLPLIAADVAGGKGRYNLCIGLFGLAAGIGATLSTSLAGFAADHFGNTMSFFGLAAAGALAVLLVALAMPETRDAGLGDEQAQADTPPEASDPPDSPDSPDSSGKPPRAA; from the coding sequence ATGACGGTACGCCATACGGTCAGCCTCCGCAGCCTGCGCGCCCTCGACTGGGTCAATTTCTTCGTCGCGAACGTGCAGACGGGCTTCGGCCCGTTCATCGCCTCCTATCTCGCCTCGCACAAGTGGACGCAGGGCGAGATCGGACTCGTGCTGTCGATCGGCACCATCAGCGCGATGGTCAGCCAGGTGCCGGGCGGCGCCGCCGTCGACGCGCTGAAGAACAAGAAGGGCGCCGCGGCCTGGGCGATCATCGCGATCATCCTGTCGGCGGTGCTGCTCGCCACCAGCCCGACCATCGTGCCGGTGATCGCGGCCGAGGTGTTCCACGGCTTCGCGAGCTGCATGCTGGTGCCGGCGATGGCGGCGATCTCGTTCTCGCTGGTGGGCCGTGCGAACCTCGGCGACCGGCTCGGGCGCAACGCGCGCTGGGCCTCGATCGGCAGCGCGGTGGCCGCGGGCCTGATGGGGCTGACGGGCGAATACGTATCGGCACGCGCGGTGTTCTGGCTGACGGCCGCGCTCGCGCTGCCGGCGCTGGTCGCGCTCTCGATGATCCAGCCGACCCACACGATCGCGCCGCCGCCGGGCAGCCGCCCGCGCGCCGCGAACGCCGACGGCGAAGCGCGCGAGACGATCTTCGACCTGCTGCGCGACCGGCGCATGCTGGTGTTCGCCGCCTGCGTGGTGCTGTTCCACCTGTCGAACGCGGCGATGCTGAACCTCGCGGCCGGCGAAGTGACGGCCGGCATGGGCGACAACGTGCAACTCGTGATCGCGGCCTGCATCATCGTCCCGCAGGCGATCGTGGCGATGCTCTCCCCCTGGGTGGGCCGCTCCGCGCAGCGCTGGGGGCGCCGGCCGATCCTGCTGCTCGGCTTCTCGGCGCTGCCGGTGCGCGCGCTGCTGTTCGCGGGCGTCGGCAGCCCGTACCTGCTGGTGCCGGTACAGATGCTCGACGGCATCAGCGCGGCCGTGTTCGGCGTGATGCTGCCGCTGATCGCCGCCGACGTGGCGGGCGGCAAGGGCCGCTACAACCTCTGTATCGGCCTGTTCGGGCTCGCGGCCGGCATCGGCGCGACGCTGAGCACCTCGCTCGCCGGCTTCGCGGCCGACCACTTCGGCAACACCATGAGCTTCTTCGGGCTCGCGGCGGCGGGTGCGCTGGCCGTGCTGCTGGTGGCGCTGGCGATGCCGGAGACACGCGACGCCGGGCTCGGCGACGAGCAGGCTCAGGCGGACACGCCGCCCGAGGCGTCGGATCCTCCCGATTCACCTGATTCGCCCGATTCGTCCGGCAAGCCGCCCCGAGCCGCCTGA
- a CDS encoding O-antigen ligase family protein produces MSSFAPPVSRRLTTARALAVAALCMVPVSTALTNVFCALFAVAALSAPEFWRGLPKLLRQPAALAALLLLAALAASVAYSVAPARSAWEWIGKYDKLLLLPFAVLAFRDATPDWRAITRWSLFSTLVLILLLSTTNYLGLTAIGPAHRIELPLSRAWVFKNHIAAGMFGALLFYQAADMMLAARTSRARFVFGAIVALSLVDVFVMLQGRTGQVIALLLMAVIGLRIFIAARRRSSRLAALTVVLFVALAAAVVGMLATMHGGRLMQVGTEVQQYEQSDAATSSGLRLDWYKRALQLYTARPLIGYGAGGLGVEFQKLSAGKTLADAKLTENPHNEYLLMAVQLGTLGLVLFVNLLVRVWAGSRTLDARSRHLLLAWLTIFAIGSLANSLLLDFAEGHMLVLLAGILIGCGWRTDGAAQATSAARA; encoded by the coding sequence ATGTCATCGTTTGCCCCGCCCGTCTCCCGGCGCCTGACGACAGCCCGCGCGCTCGCCGTCGCCGCGCTGTGCATGGTGCCCGTCTCCACCGCGCTCACCAACGTCTTCTGCGCGCTGTTCGCCGTGGCGGCGCTGAGCGCGCCCGAGTTCTGGCGCGGCCTGCCAAAGCTGCTCCGCCAGCCGGCCGCGCTCGCCGCGCTGCTGCTGCTCGCGGCGCTGGCCGCGAGCGTCGCCTATTCGGTCGCGCCGGCCCGCTCGGCCTGGGAATGGATCGGCAAATACGACAAGCTGCTGCTGCTGCCGTTCGCGGTGCTTGCATTCCGCGACGCCACGCCTGACTGGCGCGCGATCACGCGCTGGAGCCTGTTCTCGACGCTGGTCCTGATCCTGCTGCTGTCCACCACCAACTACCTCGGCCTGACCGCGATCGGACCGGCACACCGGATAGAGCTGCCGCTGTCGCGCGCCTGGGTGTTCAAGAATCACATCGCGGCCGGGATGTTCGGTGCGCTGCTGTTCTACCAGGCGGCCGACATGATGCTCGCGGCCCGCACGTCGCGCGCGCGGTTCGTGTTCGGCGCGATCGTCGCGCTCTCGCTCGTTGATGTATTCGTGATGCTGCAGGGCCGCACCGGCCAGGTGATCGCGCTGCTGCTGATGGCCGTGATCGGGCTGCGAATCTTCATCGCGGCGCGCCGGCGATCGTCGCGGCTCGCGGCGCTGACCGTCGTGCTGTTCGTCGCGCTGGCGGCGGCGGTGGTCGGCATGCTCGCCACGATGCACGGCGGGCGCCTGATGCAGGTGGGCACCGAGGTCCAGCAGTACGAGCAGAGCGACGCGGCCACCTCCAGCGGCCTGCGTCTGGACTGGTACAAGCGCGCGCTCCAGCTTTACACGGCACGGCCGCTCATCGGCTACGGCGCGGGCGGCCTCGGTGTCGAATTCCAGAAGCTGTCGGCCGGCAAGACGCTCGCCGACGCCAAGCTGACCGAGAATCCGCACAACGAATACCTGCTGATGGCCGTGCAGCTCGGCACGCTCGGCCTCGTGCTGTTCGTCAACCTGCTGGTGCGGGTCTGGGCCGGCAGCCGGACGCTCGACGCGCGTTCGCGGCATCTGCTGCTCGCGTGGCTGACGATCTTCGCGATCGGCAGCCTGGCGAATTCGCTGCTGCTCGACTTCGCCGAGGGGCACATGCTGGTGCTGCTGGCCGGAATCCTGATCGGCTGCGGATGGCGGACGGACGGCGCGGCGCAGGCGACCTCGGCGGCGCGCGCGTGA
- a CDS encoding FUSC family protein, whose protein sequence is MDPIRTLHDTRRDIQQSLLALFKGMSLRQRAAQGAMMALQAVCGACLAYGIGRALHSEQAVWAAVTAIAVTQHQYSDTMNLSRDQFVGAMVGGVLGFAGAALGGTHFPAHLLAYAVTIAATIVICWCLDVGSAARLGGVTATIVLLFPGNGPLWDIPLIRLGEVTLGTVCAMVVCALLTWLERHWWARGRRAADRTRANRPDAATDAKPPASAPEPSDPPSR, encoded by the coding sequence ATGGACCCGATCCGCACGCTCCACGACACGCGCCGCGACATCCAGCAATCGCTGCTCGCGCTGTTCAAGGGCATGTCGCTGCGCCAGCGCGCGGCGCAAGGGGCCATGATGGCGCTGCAGGCGGTGTGCGGCGCGTGCCTGGCCTACGGCATCGGCCGCGCGCTGCACTCGGAGCAGGCCGTATGGGCGGCGGTGACGGCCATCGCGGTCACCCAGCACCAGTATTCAGACACGATGAACCTGTCACGCGACCAGTTCGTCGGCGCGATGGTGGGCGGCGTGCTCGGCTTCGCCGGCGCCGCGCTCGGCGGCACGCATTTTCCCGCTCACCTGCTCGCCTACGCCGTCACGATCGCGGCGACGATCGTGATCTGCTGGTGCCTCGACGTGGGCAGCGCCGCGCGCCTGGGCGGCGTGACCGCCACCATCGTGCTGCTGTTTCCGGGCAACGGTCCGCTGTGGGACATCCCGCTGATCCGGCTCGGCGAGGTCACGCTCGGCACGGTTTGCGCGATGGTGGTCTGCGCGCTGCTGACGTGGCTCGAGCGCCACTGGTGGGCGCGCGGGCGCCGCGCGGCCGACCGGACGCGGGCGAATCGCCCGGACGCCGCGACCGATGCGAAACCGCCGGCCTCGGCGCCCGAACCCTCCGATCCCCCCTCGCGCTGA
- a CDS encoding PRC-barrel domain-containing protein produces the protein MSGGLPRLAIRFPKLVASAAPLVTALAATLALSGCALFQAPQRPAPIVDAAVETLDEEGLPVATPEPASEVEAPEDTDTQKKPHREAPRPRVVKRAAPPPPPPPPPPPPPPLIQTRTIERNQVHSLLDSEVRRRDGKMIGRAVDMIADAGGKPDRMIVNLQGFLGVGDRKVSFPWRLFRFTPGGREQPILLDVPSGTLPPADRPKAVSLSGTSHAGETPGTIAMVDADVERSNGSEVGRIVDVLIDRDAQPQAVVLDLGGLVNPDRRTIAASWSALRFAPKDKSLRALLDLSEAQLKAAPPYAADKPVIAVSPAASPPASPASSAGTSR, from the coding sequence ATGAGCGGCGGCCTTCCGCGTCTAGCAATCCGTTTCCCGAAATTAGTCGCCTCCGCGGCGCCTCTCGTCACCGCGCTCGCCGCGACGCTCGCGTTGTCGGGCTGCGCGCTGTTCCAGGCGCCGCAGCGGCCCGCGCCGATCGTCGACGCGGCTGTCGAAACGCTCGACGAGGAAGGGCTGCCGGTCGCCACGCCGGAGCCCGCCTCCGAGGTCGAGGCGCCCGAGGACACCGACACCCAGAAGAAGCCGCACCGCGAGGCGCCGCGCCCGCGCGTGGTCAAGCGCGCGGCTCCGCCGCCGCCTCCGCCGCCCCCGCCGCCGCCGCCCCCGCCGCTGATCCAGACCCGCACGATCGAGCGCAACCAGGTGCATTCGCTGCTCGACAGCGAGGTGCGCCGCCGCGACGGCAAGATGATCGGCCGCGCCGTGGACATGATCGCGGACGCGGGCGGCAAGCCGGACCGCATGATCGTGAACCTGCAGGGCTTCCTCGGCGTCGGCGACCGCAAGGTCAGTTTCCCGTGGCGGCTGTTCCGCTTCACGCCGGGCGGGCGCGAGCAGCCGATCCTGCTCGACGTGCCGTCGGGCACGCTGCCGCCCGCCGACCGGCCGAAGGCCGTGTCGCTGAGCGGCACCTCGCACGCGGGTGAAACGCCGGGGACCATCGCGATGGTCGACGCCGACGTCGAGCGCAGCAACGGCAGCGAGGTCGGCCGCATCGTCGACGTGCTGATCGATCGTGACGCGCAGCCGCAGGCGGTCGTGCTCGACCTGGGCGGCCTCGTGAATCCGGACCGGCGCACCATCGCCGCGAGCTGGTCGGCGCTGCGCTTCGCGCCGAAGGACAAGTCGCTGCGCGCGCTGCTCGACCTGTCCGAGGCGCAGCTGAAGGCGGCGCCGCCCTATGCGGCCGACAAACCGGTGATCGCCGTGTCGCCGGCCGCCTCGCCGCCGGCGAGCCCGGCGTCCAGCGCGGGAACCAGCCGATGA